From Micromonospora sp. NBC_01699, a single genomic window includes:
- a CDS encoding low temperature requirement protein A has translation MRAIGDRWWRWRFTPLSEGTKVTRLELFFDLVFVYAFFNMARSTSEDFNLDGLLRGLLVLSLLWWCWCSYVMTGNSVRTDAGIMPVVLFAAMAIIFVASLTIPQSFTERPGTLSAPLVFAVCYFLVRALHLSVFWYVAHNNPLLRHQLVRITVPTLVATLLLVAAALVPQHLVDQPHRFDTRVALWSLAVIIEYGASVAVGFKGFDIPSAAHCAERYALITTIAFGEAIISVGTGAREVGPSVTWPLIGAAVLGIVLTACLWWAYFDLIALAAEQVLRELHGAARVALARDAYNYLHLPMIAGIITLSLGAEKLLRAAGNPVTMHQPLRGLALYLLYGGTILFLLGHLAFQLRALRTVSWTRVITIVGLAALVPLAGRMPGLGALGLLTAVCLALTITELVIFADSRRALRTAVHQEALSHAARETEWRRRHR, from the coding sequence GCTCTTCTTCGACCTGGTGTTCGTCTACGCGTTCTTCAACATGGCCCGGTCGACGTCGGAGGACTTCAACCTCGACGGACTGCTGCGCGGACTACTGGTCCTGTCCCTGCTGTGGTGGTGCTGGTGCTCCTACGTGATGACCGGTAACAGCGTCCGTACCGACGCCGGGATCATGCCCGTCGTCCTGTTCGCCGCCATGGCGATCATCTTCGTCGCCAGCCTGACCATTCCCCAGTCCTTCACCGAGAGACCCGGGACGCTGTCCGCCCCGCTGGTCTTCGCCGTCTGCTACTTCCTCGTCCGCGCCCTGCACCTGTCGGTCTTCTGGTACGTCGCGCACAACAACCCGCTGCTGCGACACCAGCTCGTCCGGATCACCGTGCCCACGCTCGTCGCCACCCTGTTGCTCGTCGCCGCCGCGCTGGTGCCACAGCACCTGGTCGACCAGCCGCACCGATTCGACACCCGGGTCGCACTGTGGTCACTTGCCGTGATCATCGAGTACGGCGCCAGCGTCGCCGTCGGCTTCAAGGGGTTCGACATCCCCTCCGCCGCGCACTGCGCCGAGCGGTACGCGTTGATCACCACCATCGCCTTCGGTGAGGCGATCATCTCGGTGGGAACCGGCGCCCGAGAGGTCGGCCCGTCGGTCACCTGGCCCCTGATCGGCGCGGCCGTGCTCGGCATCGTGCTCACCGCCTGCCTCTGGTGGGCCTACTTCGACCTCATCGCCCTCGCCGCGGAACAGGTGCTGCGTGAACTCCACGGAGCCGCCCGCGTCGCCCTCGCCCGCGACGCCTACAACTACCTGCACCTCCCCATGATCGCCGGCATCATCACGCTCTCCCTCGGCGCCGAGAAACTCCTCCGCGCGGCCGGCAACCCCGTGACCATGCACCAGCCGCTGCGCGGGCTCGCCCTCTACCTGCTCTACGGCGGGACGATCCTCTTCCTCCTCGGACACCTGGCCTTCCAACTACGCGCACTGCGTACGGTCTCGTGGACCCGGGTCATCACGATCGTCGGGCTCGCGGCGCTCGTACCGCTGGCCGGCCGGATGCCGGGACTCGGCGCCCTCGGCCTGCTGACCGCGGTCTGCCTCGCGCTCACCATCACCGAACTTGTCATCTTCGCCGACTCCCGACGAGCCCTGCGAACCGCAGTTCACCAGGAAGCCCTCAGCCACGCCGCCCGCGAAACCGAGTGGCGCCGCCGACACCGCTGA